The DNA segment aagaaagtagCTAAAAAGGAATGAGAAACTGAAGTTTGAGAATAGGCCGATTAGAAAACAAGGGAACCTGGTAATAAAGGAACCAAATGTTCGTTCAAACAGTTCTAATTCAGCTGCTACTCGAGATATCCCTACAACTTCGAATCCCATAAAACTTGGTAACTCGTTTGGATGTCTTGACTCTAGTAACGAGCCGAAAGATGGGGAAGAGTCGGAGTGTGACGAGTTGATTGAGATAAATGAGACTTTGGATTTTATGCAACAGGGAAATGacaaagcaggggcaagcactcctGCTGATGCGGTTTTTAATGGATAGTATTGCATGTTGGAACATAAGGGGTTTGAACCGACCCCTCAAACAAAGGGAGGTTCGCGGTGTACTTTCTACTAATAACATTCAGGTGTGTGCTATCTTGGAATCCCATGTTAATGTCTCTAAACTATTGGGAGTTTGTAAAACAATATGTCGTACTTGGAGGTGGTCTTCAAATGGGTCTATATGTTCGAAGGGTACTCGTATTCTTTTGGGTTGGAATACAGATTTTGTTGATGTGTTCGAAGGGGTACTCGTATTCTTATGACACTAATAAAGCCATGATGTGTTCCTTTGTTTACGCGGATAATTATTATATTGAAAGAAGAAAACTATGGGAAAGTCTATGTTTGCATAAACTGTTTGTTAAGGACAAGCTATGGGTGATCTTAGGTGATTTTAACTCGTCGTTGTTCCTTGAAAATTTGGCTATGGGAACGTCGAAAATCTCTACAGGTATGAGGGACTTCAGAGAGTGTGTCAATCGGTTAGAAGTTTTTGATGTCAATAGTTCAGGTCTCCACTTTACTAGGACTTAAAAGCCGAAAAAGGGAGTTGGCATTGAAGAAGATTGATCGAGTTATGGCAAATGTCTATTTTACGGATGAGTTTTCGAGTGCCTGTGCGGTTTTCCAACCATACAGAATTTCGGACCACACTCCATGTATTCTAAAAATTCCTGGTACGAGATTGTCTAAACCGAAGCCGTTCAAGTTTTTTAATTTCATTGTTTACAAGAAAGATTTTGGAGATATTGTAAAAGCGGAATGGTCGAAGCATATTAATGGGGTTCCGATGTTTAGAATGGTGAAAAAATTGAAAGCTGTAAAACATCCAATCCGCAGCCTTCTTTTTAAGCAAGGTAACCTTCACAAAAAAGTTAAATCGTTACGGGAAGAGTTGGATGAGGTTCAAAAGAAGATTGATTCAAACCCGGCTGATTTGTTGCTTAGAGAAAGTGAATCGGCTATTTTGGCCTCTTATCAAGAGGCTTTACTTGATGAAGAACGGTTGAAGCAAAAATCCAAGGTTGACTGGTTGAAGGTTGGTGATGTTAATTCAGCATACTTCCATAATTCTGTAAAATGTAGGAATCATAGAAGCCGAGTTGACATTATTAAAGATGTTGCTGGAAATGTTTATGAAGGGAATGATGTTCCCAATGCTTTTGTGAACCATTTTACTGCTTTTCTTGGTCAGAAGGGTGATACTACTAGCATGCCTACACCGGAATTGTTTCCAAATGTTTTGGAAACTCATGTCGCTGAGCATATGGTGCGAGAAGTAACAAATGTGGAAATTAAAGCGGCCATGTTTTCTATTGATGAAAATAAAGCTCCGGGCCCGGACGGTTACTCATCTGCTTTCTTTAAAAAGGCGTGGCCGATTGTGGGAAATGATGTTTGTGATACAATAAAACATTTTTTCAACTCAAAAAGAATGCTAAAGGAGGTAAACAATACCATTATTGCACTCATTCCTAAGGTGACTACACCTTGTCGTGTGACGGATTATCGGCCTATTTCATGCTGTAACGTTCTTTATAAATGTATTACTAAAATTCTATCTACTAGAATTTTAGAGGGTCTGGATAAGGCGGTAAGTTTAAACCAATCAGCCTTTGTACCGGGTAGAAGAATATCGGACAGTATTCTTGTAGTGCAAGACCTTACGCACAATTATCACAGGGACAACGACCCCCTAGATGCGCTTTTAAAGTGGATATCCAAAAGGCTTATGACACGGTCGATTGGGATTTTCTTTCTGCTATTCTTAATGGCTTTGGTTTTCATCAAAATATGATCGATTGGATTATGAAATGCATCACATCTCGTCTTTTTCAGTGTGCGTAAATGGCAATCTATTCGGATACTTTAAAGGTAAGCGGGGTCTCAGACAAGGGGACCCAATGTCACCGTACCTCTTTACGCTGGTTATGGAAGTTCTGACGTCTATGCTTCAAGTTGCAACTTCTATAGGCTCTGCTTTCCGATTCCATAAGAGATGCGAGAAACAGAAGATTGTTAATCTATGTTTTGTAGAcgatctttttatttttttctagaGGAGAGGTTCAATCTGTGAAGATTATTATGGATACTTTGAATGATTTTAAAGACATGTCTGGCTTGATCCCTAGTCTCACGAAGAGTACGACGTTCTTTTGCAATGTTCCAAACCTTGTAAAGACTAATATTCTTGCTATCATGCCTTTTGAAGAAGGATCACTTCCCATAAAGTACCTTGGTGTTCCTCTAATTGCTACGAGACTCCTACATTCTGATTGCAAAGTGTTAGTGGAAAAAATGGAGAATAGAATTTCGGGTTGGAAAGTTAAATATCTTTCTTTTGCGGGTAGACTTCAATTGGTGATCTCAGTCTTGTCAGCTTTTTATGTTTACTAGGCTTCGCTTTTTATCCTACCGGTAAGTATAGTTAAACAACTTGAACAAAAAATAAGAAGTTTTCTTTGGTGTCAAGGCCGAATAGTCAAGGGCAG comes from the Helianthus annuus cultivar XRQ/B chromosome 4, HanXRQr2.0-SUNRISE, whole genome shotgun sequence genome and includes:
- the LOC110933723 gene encoding uncharacterized protein LOC110933723; this encodes MSLNYWEFVKQYVVLGGGLQMGLYVRRVLVFFWVGIQILLMCSKGYSYSYDTNKAMMCSFVYADNYYIERRKLWESLCLHKLFVKDKLWVILGDFNSSLFLENLAMGTSKISTGLKSRKRELALKKIDRVMANVYFTDEFSSACAVFQPYRISDHTPCILKIPGTRLSKPKPFKFFNFIVYKKDFGDIVKAEWSKHINGVPMFRMVKKLKAVKHPIRSLLFKQGNLHKKVKSLREELDEVQKKIDSNPADLLLRESESAILASYQEALLDEERLKQKSKVDWLKVGDVNSAYFHNSVKCRNHRSRVDIIKDVAGNVYEGNDVPNAFVNHFTAFLGQKGDTTSMPTPELFPNVLETHVAEHMVREVTNVEIKAAMFSIDENKAPGPDGYSSAFFKKAWPIVGNDVCDTIKHFFNSKRMLKEVNNTIIALIPKVTTPCRVTDYRPISCCNVLYKCITKILSTRILEGLDKAGQRPPRCAFKVDIQKAYDTVDWDFLSAILNGFGFHQNMIDWIMKCITSRLFQCA